A single region of the Nicotiana sylvestris chromosome 6, ASM39365v2, whole genome shotgun sequence genome encodes:
- the LOC104223777 gene encoding leucine-rich repeat receptor-like serine/threonine/tyrosine-protein kinase SOBIR1 — MAFTASQIHFFFFSLFAFLLIAVQARLNLYPRDHAALLLVQKDLGIQGQRIALRCNSATISCERRKANRTQLLRVTRIDFRSNGLTGTLSPAIGKLSELKELSLPNNQLFDQIPVQILECRKLEVLDLGNNLFSGKVPSELSSLLRLRILDLSSNELSGNLNFLKYFPNLEKLSLADNMFTGKIPPSLKSFRNLRFLNISGNSFLEGPVPAMSQVEHLSADLDRNTFVPKRYILAENSTSSNQISALAPNSNSGNAPAPAPSHSVAPIHKSNNRKKRKVRAWFLGFFAGSFAGAISAVLLSVLFKLVMFFVRKGKTDGTLTIYSPLIKKAEDLAFLEKEDGVASLEMIGKGGCGEVYRAELPGSNGKIIAIKKIIQPPMDAAELTEEDTKALNKKMRQVKSEIQILGQIRHRNLLPLLAHMPRPDCHYLVYEYMKNGSLQDILQQVTEGTRELDWLGRHRIAVGIAAGLEYLHINHSQCIIHRDLKPANVLLDDDMEARIADFGLAKALPDAHTHITTSNVAGTVGYIAPEYHQTLKFTDKCDIYSFGVVLAVLVIGKLPSDEFFQHTPEMSLVKWLKNVMTSEDPKRAIDPKLIGTGFEEQMLLVLKIACFCTLENPKERPNSKDVRCMLTQIKH; from the coding sequence ATGGCCTTCACTGCTTCACAAATccacttctttttcttctccctttTCGCCTTTTTACTGATTGCTGTTCAAGCAAGACTGAATCTTTATCCACGAGATCATGCTGCACTTTTGCTTGTCCAAAAAGACCTGGGCATCCAAGGTCAACGCATTGCTCTACGCTGCAACTCTGCAACAATATCCTGTGAAAGGCGAAAGGCAAACAGAACACaattgttgagagtcacccgtATTGACTTCAGATCCAATGGATTGACTGGAACTTTATCTCCTGCCATTGGAAAACTTTCTGAGCTCAAAGAACTCTCTCTTCCAAACAACCAACTCTTTGACCAAATCCCAGTTCAGATTCTTGAATGCCGTAAACTGGAGGTCCTTGACCTTGGAAACAATCTGTTTTCTGGGAAAGTTCCATCTGAATTATCATCTCTACTCCGCCTTCGAATTCTTGATCTTTCTTCAAATGAGTTGTCTGGGAATCTTAACTTCTTGAAGTATTTTCCCAACTTAGAAAAACTCTCTTTAGCTGATAACATGTTCACTGGAAAAATACCCCCTTCTTTGAAATCTTTCAGAAATCTCCGTTTCCTTAATATTTCAGGAAACAGTTTTCTTGAAGGTCCTGTGCCTGCTATGAGTCAAGTTGAGCACTTGTCAGCAGATTTGGATCGGAACACCTTCGTTCCAAAACGTTACATTCTTGCTGAAAATTCGACAAGCTCAAATCAGATATCAGCACTGGCACCTAATTCCAATTCAGGAAATGCCCCAGCTCCAGCACCGAGTCATAGTGTCGCTCCAATCCATAAAAGTAATAACaggaagaaaaggaaagtcaGAGCGTGGTTTCTTGGTTTCTTTGCTGGTTCTTTCGCAGGAGCTATATCTGCGGTACTCTTATCAGTTCTCTTTAAGCTGGTAATGTTTTTCGTCCGAAAGGGAAAGACTGATGGAACTTTAACAATATACAGTCCACTGATTAAGAAAGCCGAGGATTTGGCCTTCTTAGAGAAAGAAGATGGAGTAGCATCACTTGAAATGATTGGAAAAGGTGGATGTGGAGAAGTTTATAGAGCTGAGTTACCAGGAAGTAATGGGAAGATTATAGCTATAAAGAAGATTATACAACCCCCAATGGATGCTGCAGAACTCACCGAGGAAGATACCAAGGCTTTGAACAAGAAAATGCGACAGGTAAAATCAGAAATTCAAATTCTTGGTCAAATCAGACACAGGAATCTGCTTCCCTTACTGGCACATATGCCTAGGCCAGACTGCCATTACTTGGTATATGAATATATGAAAAATGGGAGCTTACAAGATATCCTCCAGCAAGTCACAGAAGGGACAAGGGAATTAGATTGGTTGGGACGACACCGAATTGCAGTAGGGATAGCTGCTGGACTTGAGTATCTCCATATAAACCACAGTCAATGCATAATTCACAGAGATCTAAAGCCAGCAAATGTCCTTCTTGACGATGATATGGAAGCTCGAATTGCTGATTTTGGACTTGCAAAAGCACTTCCAGATGCCCATACACATATTACGACTTCAAATGTTGCAGGAACTGTGGGATATATAGCACCAGAATACCATCAGACACTGAAGTTTACAGATAAGTGTGATATATACAGCTTTGGTGTGGTGTTGGCAGTGCTGGTTATAGGAAAGCTTCCATCAGATGAATTTTTCCAGCACACGCCTGAGATGAGTTTAGTGAAGTGGCTGAAAAATGTAATGACTTCTGAGGATCCAAAAAGGGCAATTGATCCAAAGCTGATAGGAACTGGATTTGAGGAGCAAATGCTTTTGGTTCTCAAGATAGCTTGCTTTTGTACTCTGGAAAATCCAAAGGAGAGGCCTAACAGTAAGGATGTTAGGTGTATGTTAACTCAGATCAAGCATTAA